In Sulfitobacter sp. LCG007, the sequence CATGGCCGCGCAGGGATTCGATTCCCTTACCGTCGACATGCAGCATGGCGCCCTCGACTATTGCGACCTGCTGCCGATGTTCCAGGCGGCGCGCGCCAGCGGGGTGACGCTGATGGCGCGCGTTCCCTGGCTTGACGCAGGGGCGATCATGAAGGCGCTCGACGCGGGCGCAATGGGCATCATCTGCCCGATGATCAATACCCGATCCGAGGCCGAGGCATTCGTTTCCTACATGCGCTATCCGCCCCTCGGCCAACGCAGTTTCGGCCCGACGCGCGCCGGGGTCGCAATGCCCGGCTACGGTGTGGACATGAACGCCGAGGTTCTCGCGCTGGCGATGATCGAAACGGCGCAGGGCATGGAAAATCTCGAAGAAATCGCGGCGACTCCCGGTCTGGACGGGCTGTATGTCGGCCCGG encodes:
- a CDS encoding HpcH/HpaI aldolase/citrate lyase family protein: MQRNGLKKIWSEGRAAINGWCSIGNAFTAEIMAAQGFDSLTVDMQHGALDYCDLLPMFQAARASGVTLMARVPWLDAGAIMKALDAGAMGIICPMINTRSEAEAFVSYMRYPPLGQRSFGPTRAGVAMPGYGVDMNAEVLALAMIETAQGMENLEEIAATPGLDGLYVGPADLTLGTQGGRLPPGMDREEPEMVALIQRVAEVCKSNGLRACLHCATSDYAARAIGWGYDLTTVSGDARLLAAAAGASVSRFRALTGKPG